A region from the Pelobates fuscus isolate aPelFus1 chromosome 3, aPelFus1.pri, whole genome shotgun sequence genome encodes:
- the LOC134601973 gene encoding olfactory receptor 11A1-like, which yields MCDDNQTEAVEFVLLGFRELHNFKILLFTLFLLTYIAIMTGNLIIILVVSTSTHLNVPMFYFLKHLALTDVIFTTSIIPFMLHVILVGERTMSVYACIIQLHVVGVTGSAQCFLLAVMSFDRYMAIRKPLNYTLIMTPRLCLLLVVGCWLSLLTLVSIELFFIYQFKFCGRNYIDHFFCDFAPLVKLTISDISIVKFTDIFLIISLMFIPFVFIIITYILIFFSIMKIPSVTGRRMFFSTCSSHLSSVCTYYVTMIIIYAVPSGAESENKFRTLLYFLLTPLMNPIIYSWRNKEIRGALRKLPTIVFLNW from the coding sequence ATGTGTGATGATAACCAGACGGAAGCAGTAGAATTTGTACTTTTGGGGTTCAGAGAACTTCATAACTTCAAAATACTGCTCTTCACTCTGTTCCTGCTAACTTACATTGCGATAATGACTGGAAATCTGATCATTATACTAGTGGTGTCCACCAGCACACATCTTAATGTTCCAATGTTTTACTTCCTAAAGCATTTGGCCTTAACTGATGTGATATTCACCACCAGCATCATCCCATTTATGCTCCATGTCATACTGGTGGGAGAGAGGACAATGTCAGTTTATGCCTGTATAATTCAGCTCCATGTTGTTGGTGTTACTGGAAGTGCACAATGCTTTCTTCTTGCTGTAATGTCATTTGATCGATACATGGCTATCCGTAAGCCTTTGAACTACACATTAATAATGACTCCTAGACTTTGCCTGCTGTTGGTTGTCGGATGCTGGTTATCACTTCTTACTTTAgtttcaattgaattgttttttatttaccaATTCAAATTCTGTGGACGCAATTATATTGACCATTTCTTCTGTGATTTTGCTCCTCTTGTAAAACTCACGATTTCTGACATATCCATCGTAAAGTTCACTGATATTTTTCTCATAATTTCTCTAATGTTCATCccatttgtttttataattattacGTATATATTAATTTTCTTCTCCATTATGAAAATTCCATCTGTAACTGGAAGAAGAATGTTCTTTTCCACTTGTAGTTCCCACTTGTCCTCTGTGTGCACGTATTATGTGACCATGATTATAATTTATGCAGTTCCATCAGGAGCAGAGTCTGAAAATAAGTTCAGaacattattgtattttttattgactCCACTGATGAATCCCATAATATACAGTTGGAGAAACAAGGAAATTAGGGGAGCTCTGAGAAAGTTACCTACAATTGTTTTCTTAAATTGGTGA